The Meriones unguiculatus strain TT.TT164.6M chromosome 1, Bangor_MerUng_6.1, whole genome shotgun sequence genome has a segment encoding these proteins:
- the Pdlim1 gene encoding PDZ and LIM domain protein 1, which yields MTTQQIVLQGPGPWGFRLVGGKDFEQPLAISRVTPGSKAAIANLCIGDLITAIDGEGTSSMTHLEAQNKIKGCTDNMTLTVSRSEQKIWSPLVTEEGKRHPYKMNLASEPQEVLHIGSAHNRSAMPFTASPAPNTASRVITNQYNNPTGLYSPENISNFNNAVEAKTTASGEEANSRPLDQPHPSGSLIIDKESEVYKMLQEKQELNEPPKQSTSFLLLQEILESDGKGDPNKPSGFRSVKAPVTKVAASVGNAQKLPMCDKCGTGIVGVFVKLRDHHRHPECYVCTDCGTNLKQKGHFFVEDQIYCEKHARERVTPPEGYDVVTVFPK from the exons GTCACTCCCGGAAGCAAGGCTGCTATAGCTAATTTATGTATTGGAGATTTGATCACGGCCATCGATGGGGAAGGTACCAGCAGTATGACACACTTGGAAGCCCAGAACAAAATCAAGGGCTGCACAGACAACATGACGCTCACAGTATCCAG GTCCGAACAGAAAATTTGGTCTCCTCTAGTGACCGAGGAGGGGAAACGCCATCCATACAAGATGAATTTAGCGTCGGAACCCCAA GAGGTCCTGCATATAGGAAGTGCCCACAACAGAAGTGCCATGCCATTCACGGCCTCACCTGCTCCCAACACTGCCTCCCGGGTCATCACGAACCAGTACAACAACCCAACCGGCCTCTACTCTCCTGAAAACATCTCTAACTTCAACAACGCTGTGGAGGCGAAGACCACAGCCAGTGGGGAGGAGGCGAACAGCAGGCC CTTGGATCAGCCTCATCCTTCCGGCAGCCTCATCATTGACAAGGAATCCGAAGTTTACAAGATGCTTCAGGAGAAACAAGAGTTAAATGAGCCCCCCAAGCAGTCCACATCCTTCCTGCTTCTGCAGGAGATCCTGGAGTCAGATGGGAAAG GGGATCCCAACAAGCCTTCAGGATTTAGAAGTGTTAAAGCTCCAGTCACCAAAGTGGCTGCCTCAGTTGGAAATGCTCAGAAGCTGCCCATGTGTGACAAATGTGGCACTGGCATTGT TGGTGTGTTTGTGAAGCTGAGGGACCACCATCGCCACCCTGAGTGTTACGTGTGCACCGACTGTGGCACGAACCTGAAACAGAAGGGCCATTTCTTTGTAGAGGATCAGATCTACTGTGAAAAGCACGCTCGGGAGCGGGTCACACCACCTGAGGGCTATGATGTGGTCACTGTGTTCCCCAAGTGA